In a genomic window of Salmo trutta chromosome 32, fSalTru1.1, whole genome shotgun sequence:
- the LOC115171157 gene encoding proteasome assembly chaperone 3-like, whose amino-acid sequence MSTQPLIRSKQTEKSINGISTQVVCTEFSNYIFIVLTQYGKIGTLVSVTPDSRSGDISTPMFTTKVLLGKEEALTHVCAKNLATFVSQEAGNRPVLLGLALKDSSIEAIKAMKDVIKSCQVW is encoded by the exons ATGTCAACTCAGCCTCTCATCAGATCAAAGCAGACAGAGAAATCAATCAATGGAATATCCACACAGGTTGTTTGCACAGAATTCAGTAACTACATATTTATAGTTCTCACACAGTATGGAAAGATTGGCACTTTAGTATCAGTCACACCTGACTCCAGATCAGGTGATATCAGCACTCCCATGTTCACCACCAAAGTATTGCTGGGAAAAGAAGAG GCTTTGACACACGTCTGTGCCAAAAACTTGGCAACATTTGTGTCACAAGAGGCAGGCAACAGGCCTGTTCTACTGGGGTTGGCACTCAAGGACAGTTCCATAGAAGCAATAAAGGCAATGAAAGATGTCATCAAAAGTTGTCAAGTCTGGTAA